The Plasmodium sp. gorilla clade G2 genome assembly, contig: PADLG01_00_11, whole genome shotgun sequence sequence aatggaatatataggaacacatttgttgaaattaaaaagaatatatacataaaaaattttgttggaataaaaaagaaatatataggaaCATATtggttgaaataaaaatggaatatataagaacacatttgttgaaatagaaaaaagaatatataggaaaacaaatttgttgaagaaataaaaacttATATAGGAAAacatttgttgaaataaaaaagtatatacaAAAACAAATTGTGTtaaaaaattgaatatataggaaaagaattatgatgaaatagaaaagaatatatagataaaaaaattgtattGAAATCACAAGTATATATAGAAACAcatttgttaaaataaaaaaaaagaatctatagttaaaaaaattgtgttaaaataaaaggaatatattgatatatatttgttaaaaaaagaaatatatagataaaaaaaattatgttaaaataaaaggaatatatagttaaaaaaatttgttaagaaaataagaatatatagataaataaatttgGTGAAATGATAAGTATATGTAGGAACACATTtgtttaaaaagaaaaaagtaatatataagaacaaatttattgagataaaaagaatatatagttaaacaaattgtgttaaaataaaaggaatatatagttaaaaaaattatgttaaaataaaaaagaatatataggaatagaatttgttgaaataaaaaaaagaatataaggAAATAATTTAGttgaaaaaggaaaaaacaaaaagagagagagaggaaaaaaaaaaaaatttaacacattttaaaataaaaatgaaattgataatattttttaaatagaaaaaatacacaaaaaaattttacataaaaaaaaaaggaatatataggaataaatttgttaaaTAGAAATTATACAGATTGAAAAATTTATtgatataaaaagtatatatggaaataaattttgttgaaataaaaaaaaaatatataaataaaaaaattgtgttaaaataaaaggaatatattgatatatatttcttaaaaaaagtaatatatgGAAACACATTTGttagaaatagaaaaaaagaaatatatagaaataaatgtGGCGAAatgataagtatatatagttacacatttgttgaaaaaagaaatatatagttacacatttgttaaaaaatggaatatatagataaaaaaattgtgttaaaattaaagtaatatatagtaataaaaattatttaaaataaaaaaaaaaaatacacaaaaaatttacataagaaaataaagaaatatatagaaataaatttgatagaaaaaaaaagaatatatagagaaaaaaattgttaaaaaatggaatatacAGGAACAAATGtgttaaaaagaaattatataaaaaaaaattttgtgttaaaataaaaggaatatattgatatatatttgttaaaataaaaaaattgaatatataagaacaaatttattgagataaaaagaatatatagttaaaaaaattgtgttaaaataaaagaaatatatagttaaaaaattttgttaaaaaatggaatatataaaaatatatttgttaaaaaattgaatatataggaaaaacaatttgttgaaattaaataaaaaaataggaatatatagaaataaatttgttaaaataaagaaataatatatggaaaCACATTggttaatttaaaaaaaaaaaaggaatatattgatatatatttgttaaaataataaaaacaaatatatggGAACAACTTTGTTAacaaatggaatatatagttacacatttgttaaaaaattgaatatatgggaacacatttgttaaaaaattgaatatataggaaaaacaaatttgttgaaataaaaaaaaaagaatatatagataaaacaaatgtgttaaaataaaaggaatatattgatatatatttgttgaaatggaaaaaaaggaatatatagattgaacaaatgtgttaaaaagaaattatatagaaataaatttgttaaaaaatacaatatatagGAACAActttgttaaaaaataaaatatatagaaataattttgttgaaatataaagtatatatagatatatatttgttaaaataaaaaaaaagaaacatataaCAACAAAAGtgttaaaaagaaattatatagataagaaattatgttaaaaaatacaatatatagGAACAActttgttaaaaaataaaatatatggaaataattttgttgaaatataaagtatatagatatatatttttgttgaaagaaaaaaagaaatatattgataaaaaaatttggtGAAatgataagtatatatattaacacatttgttgaaataaaaaaaaaattaaaaacagagagagagagaaaaaaaaaatatttcacacatatcaatataaaagtgaaattgaaaattattttaaataaaaataaaaacacaaAAATTAAGTTCAAATAGAAAAACagaaatgttataaaaaaaaaatatacaaaaaaaaattcagttaaaaaaaaacatgagAAAttgtatcaaaaaaaaaaaaaaaataaaaataaatatgttaaaatttaaaaaaagaaaaaacaatgaaaaaaaaatccaattaaaataccaaaaaaaaaaaaaacaattgaaatataaaatttagttaaaatacaaaattagaaaaacttttatcaaaaaaaaaaaaaatacaaaaacaattcatttaaataaaaatgatgaaaagaaaaatcaagttaaaataaaaatatatatatatatatataattaagttaaaataaaaaatgagaaaaaaaacatatatatatatatataaataaatataccaatacatacataattataccaaaacatatatatatttatatataaaacccaacacatatataccccactcacacatatatatatatatccccCACATATACATCCCACGAAGATATATATCCGGACACACAAATAtctctaaatatatatatgttgaaaatatatatatgtatacatatatacatgatATAGAAACATAAAcgcatatatatacacattatatatacatataagcgtatatatatgcatatatgttCCTATATTGtgcatatatgtatatgtatatatattttttcaacatatatatatttataaatatttgtgcGCGGTCCCCCCTTCCCCGGGGGATATACATCTTCGTGGGCGTGGGGTATATGTGgtggttatatatatatgtgttgggtgtatatatgtgtggTATACGTGTATGTGTATATGTATGGGggttttttttgtgtttttatatatatgtaaagagaaagaatatatatatatagaatgaagttaaaatattcaaaaaaaattgagagagagaaaaaaaaaaaaaaaaaaattgaaaataaaaatgaaatttaaaaattattttaaatacaaataaaaatgagttaaaatataaaaaaaaaaatataaaaaaaaaatttagttaaaataaaaaattagaaattttatcctaaaaaaaaaatataaaaacaattcatttaaataaaaatcatgagaaaaaaatggagataaaataaaaatgaaaacttttatcagaaaaaaattgaaaataaaattgagttaaaataaaaaaaggaaaaaacaattcatttaaaataaaaaatgagaaattttattagaaaaaaattgaaaataaaattcatttaaataaaagtCATGAGAAGAAAATgcagttaaaataaaaatgagaaattttatgaaagaaaaattaagttaaaataaaaaatgagaaaaaaaaaaaaacatttacctatatttatttacatacatacatacatacatacccacacatatacatatatatatatattcacatacatatatatatattcacctacatatatatatattcacatacatatatgtgtttGTTTTTCTTAGAAAAAAACCCCGACTGCCTCTACGGATATTTTTCGTGTGCTGAATATACCCCAAAATGATGAGGCCATGCCGACAAAAACATCCACGAATAGATATGTGCCCTATGGTCGTTATAAAGgaaaaacatacatatatgtcGAAGGAGACGAACCGGACGATTATATTGGTAATATATCTTCTTCTGATATAACTTCTTCGTCCGAAAGCGAATATGAAGAGatagatttatataaacCACGTAGTCCTAAATACAAAACTTTAATTGAAGTCGTACTAAAACCAACAAAACAACCAAGTGGTAATATACCTAGTGGTACTTTACATAGTGATATACCCATAGATGAGGAATGGAACGAAGTAAAAGAGGATTTTATTTTGAACATGTTACAAAATGATATACCTGGAAACACTACGGATACTAATACTTCATATAGTGGTATGCCTCTAGAACAACCTTTTATTACTCAAATTCAAGATCGAAAATTATATAGTGATGATAacgaaattatatataatattgattgGAATGTTCCAAAACATACACAGATATATACTACCGATGATCCAACATATAATAGTTTATATACTGGAATTGATCTTATTAATGATTCGTTGAATAGTGGTAatgatattgatatatatgatgaattattgaaaagaaaagaaaatgaattatttggAACAAAACATACGaaaaaaacaacaacaaATAAAGTTGCAAAACCAATAAGTGGTGATCCGATACTTAACCAATTggatttatatgataaatggTTAGAGAGAAATAAAGATATGTACAACCAATGGAAAAACAAACcggataataatatacccGTGGTAAACGTCCACACTACACACGACTTGTTGAATACTAACCTTTCTATAGAAATAAGTAGTGATATCAATGATACATCTAAAATGGATATGAGTGGTACTAATAGATATACTTATTTGGATGATATGGAGTTGTTCGAAAATAGTAGTGATGAAAATTTATGAGGATGATGAAAATTGGATATATTTCTTGGATATATATGTGAccgaagatatatatatcctaattttaataaaataattaatccatataatatatatatatatatatatatatatatatatattaaatttgttTGTGTGttttaaacaaaatatttattaaaattcattttaaaaaaaaaaaaaaaaaaaatataatggtttttaattcattaaataaattgatttgaacattatattttttttttaaatgtatagtaacatataataatttacaaatattatatatatatatatatatttatttattattttgttttgtgCCTATTTATTCACTATTTATAGTGCTcgttatttattattttatttcatttttattttataaaattattttttccctAATACATAAAACaatttataatttgtatCGTATActtcaattatatatatatataaattattttttcatccaAATAGTTAATAATGTTTtctttatttcatatatttctaaataatattaatgacaaatattattacataaaaattgTACATTATTCTAATGATTAATTATGCGATAAAtttcatttgtatttattttaaaatataatcattctttataattttattttttcaatacatttctataaattatatagcattttttgatattattaaatgttaAAATGACAATTATaacgaaaaaaatatatccataattctttcttttgtttatagaataaaatatttacaaaaacataaaatttaTGTATGACATGAAACaaatacaataataattgtattggaaatgtttatataaatctGGCCACATAagactatatatatataattattagtttattacatttatggatttttaattcaatttattaacatatttaCAAGAAATATactgaatataataattaaaatatatatatataatataataaataaataaaataaataaaaacaaaggaaaatagaaaaaaaaatgatgaatatttttttttttttttctttttttttttctataatatttataatattctttttcataaatatGGTATATATTAcctaattatttttatccttatttccttatatgtacattatgttatatacaaaatcatatatttaaaataatttttacataattcatttatttaacaTCCAActatataacattttcatataataaatgttttatttattttgttacctattattatagaaaacatttattttaataattttcacattaataattatgtataatatttttcattttgtatgacattcataatattgaataatatataataaaaaaaaaaaaacatacaaaTATGTTTTTACGTTTCCGTATAATAATCCTAATAACCAACGAATTATTCAAAAACAATTCCTAGAGtaagtaaataatataaaattaattatatttatttgtattttttctttaaaaaaaaaaagtttaaaatgttatatgcatttaaaagtatatatacaaGGTATACAGAACTTTATAGAATCCATATTAACAATatgaaaaacataaaatGCAAAAATATACCATAAACATTTATTACACAACATTTATATCTCTtatgtaaaaaaatgtaatatattaatttgtctatatatatattttttttttatatgttataaatcTTTAGTTCATTTtactcatattattatttttttttttattcgtCATGTAAAATGTCGTGTAAAAGCTTTAATGTCttgttaaaatttttattatgattcttttaattctttttttcacaAAATAGGTTAaaccataa is a genomic window containing:
- a CDS encoding erythrocyte membrane protein 1, PfEMP1, putative, with the translated sequence MPTKTSTNRYVPYGRYKGKTYIYVEGDEPDDYIGNISSSDITSSSESEYEEIDLYKPRSPKYKTLIEVVLKPTKQPSGNIPSGTLHSDIPIDEEWNEVKEDFILNMLQNDIPGNTTDTNTSYSGMPLEQPFITQIQDRKLYSDDNEIIYNIDWNVPKHTQIYTTDDPTYNSLYTGIDLINDSLNSGNDIDIYDELLKRKENELFGTKHTKKTTTNKVAKPISGDPILNQLDLYDKWLERNKDMYNQWKNKPDNNIPVVNVHTTHDLLNTNLSIEISSDINDTSKMDMSGTNRYTYLDDMELFENSSDENL